A window from Citrus sinensis cultivar Valencia sweet orange chromosome 3, DVS_A1.0, whole genome shotgun sequence encodes these proteins:
- the LOC102610394 gene encoding MDIS1-interacting receptor like kinase 2-like isoform X1 yields MDSSTHIIVFSLILLLVSDFSLPVSSDSTEEARALLKWKTSLQIHSRSLLPSWTLSPVNATKKNLCAWSGIYCNHDERVVGINLTTTSLNGTLDEFSFSSFPDLLFLNLFNNELFGIIPPQISQLFKLQYLDLSANKLSGKIPPEIGQLSFLSELSLYSNCLNGSIPQSLGNLSKLSLLSLYNNSLTGYIPPVIGNLISLSTLDLSSNQLIGSVPFFLGNLTNLVTLHLFNNSLSGFIPSTLGKLKCLSNLNMSMNHLSGAIPSSIGNVRNLRSLFLYSNELSGSIPKEIGNLRSLSNLDLSINRLNGVIPSSIGNLNNLSILYLYSNQLSGSIPKEIGNLKCLFDLELSMNNLTGVIPSSIGNLRNLRLLYLYRNELSGSIPQAIGNLVELVSLLLGFNYFRGPIPKSFKNLTNLVRVRMNQNNLSGNISEAFVGTYPTLSFLDLSHNNFHGQISSDWGRFPQLGTLDFSVNNITGSIPPEIGNSSKLQVLNLSSNHIGGKIPMELGRLSSLNKLILNKNQLFGSLPPEIGTLTELELLDLSENRLSNAIPGSLGNLLKVHYLNLSNNEFSHKIPTQFEKLQLQLSELDLSQNFLEGEIPSQICNMESLVKLNLSYNQLSGFIPNCFEDMHGLSSIDISYNRLQGPVPFSKAFRDAPAEALQGNRGLCGDDKGLSSCKAFRSSRRASVKKLIIMILLPLLGVLALSIISIGLLFNSRRTKMVSQTGQSSPANASGFLSTLTLEGKITYDQIIRATNDFDEKYCIGKGAQGSLYKAKLQSEDLIAVKKFNSQLPGEKADKKEFLREITVLTEIRHRNIVKFYGFCTHARHSFLVYEYLENGSLSVILNNDTSAEELGWSRRINVIKGIAHALSYLHHDCIPPIVHRDISSKNVLLDLEYEAHVSDFGIAKFIQPDSSNWTEFAGTYGYVAPELAYTMKVTAKCDVYSFGVLALEVIKGKHPRDFLSNVSSSNPNILVNEMLDPRLPPLSVDIRGKVISIMEVAFLCLDNNPESRPNMQTICQLLCK; encoded by the exons ATGGACTCGTCAACCCATATAATAGTTTTTTCCCTCATCCTGCTTCTTGTTTCAGATTTTTCACTTCCTGTTTCTTCTGATTCTACAGAAGAAGCCCGTGCCCTTCTCAAATGGAAAACAAGTCTTCAAATCCATAGCCGTTCTCTCTTACCTTCGTGGACTCTTTCTCCAGTTAATGCCACCAAAAAAAACCTGTGTGCCTGGTCAGGAATTTATTGCAACCATGACGAAAGAGTCGTTGGTATTAACCTGACAACTACAAGTCTAAATGGTACTCTTGATGaattctcattctcatcaTTTCCTgatcttctttttcttaatttgtttaataatgaGCTCTTCGGTATCATCCCACCTCAAATCAGTCAACTCTTCAAGCTCCAGTACCTTGATTTATCAGCTAATAAGTTGTCCGGGAAGATACCACCAGAAATAGGTCAGTTAAGTTTTCTTAGTGAGCTTTCTTTGTACTCTAACTGTTTAAATGGTTCAATACCTCAATCCTTGGGCAATTTGAGCAAACTGAGTCTTTTGTCTCTTTATAATAATTCTCTCACTGGCTATATCCCTCCAGTTATAGGAAATTTGATATCTCTTTCTACTCTTGACTTGAGTTCAAACCAACTTATTGGTTCagtccctttttttttgggtaacttAACCAACTTAGTTACCCTacatctttttaataattcactTTCGGGTTTTATTCCTTCAACTTTAGGAAAGTTGAAGTGTCTTTCTAATCTAAATATGAGTATGAATCATCTTAGTGGTGCTATTCCTTCCTCAATTGGAAATGTGCGCAATTTAAGATCTTTATTCCTTTATAGTAATGAGCTTTCTGGTTCCATTCCGAAAGAAATAGGAAATTTAAGGTCACTTTCTAATCTAGATTTGAGCATAAATCGTCTAAATGGTGTTATTCCTTCTTCAATTGgaaatttgaacaatttaagtattttatacCTCTATAGTAATCAGCTTTCAGGTTCAATTCCAAAAGAAATAGGAAATTTGAAATGTCTTTTTGATCTAGAATTGAGCATGAACAATCTAACCGGTGTTATTCCTTCTTCAATTGGCAATCTGAGGAATTTAAGATTGCTATATCTCTATCGCAACGAGCTTTCTGGTTCCATTCCTCAAGCAATAGGAAATCTTGTGGAGTTGGTATCATTACTCCTAGGATTTAACTATTTTCGAGGTCCAATTCccaaaagtttcaaaaatcTCACAAACCTAGTCAGAGTACGTATGAACCAAAACAATCTCTCTGGAAACATTTCGGAAGCTTTTGTTGGCACTTATCCAACATTATCATTCTTAGATCTCAGCCACAATAATTTTCACGGTCAAATCTCATCTGACTGGGGTAGGTTCCCACAATTAGGCACTTTGGATTTTTCGGTGAATAATATTACTGGGAGCATACCACCAGAGATTGGAAACTCATCTAAACTACAAGTTCTTAATCTTTCTTCAAATCATATAGGAGGGAAGATCCCAATGGAACTTGGACGGTTGAGTTCTCTAAACAAGCTCATTTTGAATAAGAATCAACTTTTTGGTAGTCTACCTCCAGAGATTGGCACTCTCACCGAACTTGAACTTCTCGATTTGTCTGAAAATAGACTAAGCAACGCAATCCCAGGAAGTCTAGGTAACTTATTGAAAGTTCACTATTTGAACCTGAGCAACAATGAGTTCTCCCATAAAATTCCAACTCAATTCGAGAAATTGCAGCTTCAACTTTCAGAGTTAGATTTGAGCCAAAACTTTCTCGAAGGAGAAATACCATCCCAAATATGCAATATGGAAAGCTTGGTGAAGCTGAATCTCTCCTATAATCAACTCTCTGGATTCATTCCAAATTGCTTTGAAGATATGCATGGCTTGTCAAGCATTGACATATCCTATAACAGATTACAGGGCCCAGTTCCTTTCAGCAAAGCATTTCGAGATGCTCCTGCTGAAGCATTGCAGGGCAACAGAGGATTGTGTGGCGATGATAAGGGATTGTCATCTTGTAAAGCTTTCAGGTCAAGCAGACGAGCCTCAGTGAAGAAACtaattattatgattctaCTCCCTCTTCTAGGCGTACTTGCTCTTTCAATTATTTCGATTGGATTGTTATTCAATTCTCGAAGAACAAAGATGGTCTCACAAACAGGACAGAGCAGCCCTGCAAATGCTTCAGGATTTCTTTCTACATTAACTTTAGAAGGAAAAATTACGTACGACCAAATCATTAGAGCAACAAATGATTTTGACGAGAAGTATTGCATTGGAAAAGGTGCACAAGGAAGTCTGTACAAAGCTAAGCTACAGTCTGAAGATCTCATAGCAGTTAAGAAATTCAACTCACAACTTCCGGGTGAGAAGGCGGATAAAAAAGAATTCCTCAGGGAAATTACAGTGTTGACAGAGATACGACATCGAAATATTGTGAAATTTTATGGATTTTGTACACATGCCCGACACTCGTTCTTAGTTTATGAATATCTTGAAAACGGCAGCTTGTCTGTGATCTTGAACAATGATACATCAGCAGAAGAATTGGGCTGGAGTCGGCGAATTAATGTGATTAAGGGTATAGCTCATGCCTTATCTTACTTGCACCATGATTGCATTCCACCAATTGTCCACCGAGACATATCGAGCAAGAACGTGTTGCTCGATTTGGAATACGAAGCTCACGTTTCAGATTTCGGAATCGCTAAGTTTATCCAGCCAGACTCATCTAATTGGACTGAATTTGCAGGCACATACGGATATGTTGCTCCAg AGCTTGCTTACACAATGAAAGTTACAGCAAAATGTGATGTGTACAGTTTTGGAGTGTTAGCACTGGAAGTAATTAAGGGCAAACATCCAAGAGATTTTCTTTCCAATGTTTCATCTTCCAATCCCAACATATTGGTTAATGAAATGTTGGACCCTCGGCTTCCACCTCTCTCGGTAGACATTCGGGGCAAAGTGATATCAATCATGGAGGTTGCGTTCTTGTGCCTAGATAACAATCCAGAATCTAGACCAAATATGCAGACAATTTGTCAGTTATTATGCAAATAA
- the LOC102610394 gene encoding MDIS1-interacting receptor like kinase 2-like isoform X2, producing the protein MDSSTHIIVFSLILLLVSDFSLPVSSDSTEEARALLKWKTSLQIHSRSLLPSWTLSPVNATKKNLCAWSGIYCNHDERVVGINLTTTSLNGTLDEFSFSSFPDLLFLNLFNNELFGIIPPQISQLFKLQYLDLSANKLSGKIPPEIGGKIPMELGRLSSLNKLILNKNQLFGSLPPEIGTLTELELLDLSENRLSNAIPGSLGNLLKVHYLNLSNNEFSHKIPTQFEKLQLQLSELDLSQNFLEGEIPSQICNMESLVKLNLSYNQLSGFIPNCFEDMHGLSSIDISYNRLQGPVPFSKAFRDAPAEALQGNRGLCGDDKGLSSCKAFRSSRRASVKKLIIMILLPLLGVLALSIISIGLLFNSRRTKMVSQTGQSSPANASGFLSTLTLEGKITYDQIIRATNDFDEKYCIGKGAQGSLYKAKLQSEDLIAVKKFNSQLPGEKADKKEFLREITVLTEIRHRNIVKFYGFCTHARHSFLVYEYLENGSLSVILNNDTSAEELGWSRRINVIKGIAHALSYLHHDCIPPIVHRDISSKNVLLDLEYEAHVSDFGIAKFIQPDSSNWTEFAGTYGYVAPELAYTMKVTAKCDVYSFGVLALEVIKGKHPRDFLSNVSSSNPNILVNEMLDPRLPPLSVDIRGKVISIMEVAFLCLDNNPESRPNMQTICQLLCK; encoded by the exons ATGGACTCGTCAACCCATATAATAGTTTTTTCCCTCATCCTGCTTCTTGTTTCAGATTTTTCACTTCCTGTTTCTTCTGATTCTACAGAAGAAGCCCGTGCCCTTCTCAAATGGAAAACAAGTCTTCAAATCCATAGCCGTTCTCTCTTACCTTCGTGGACTCTTTCTCCAGTTAATGCCACCAAAAAAAACCTGTGTGCCTGGTCAGGAATTTATTGCAACCATGACGAAAGAGTCGTTGGTATTAACCTGACAACTACAAGTCTAAATGGTACTCTTGATGaattctcattctcatcaTTTCCTgatcttctttttcttaatttgtttaataatgaGCTCTTCGGTATCATCCCACCTCAAATCAGTCAACTCTTCAAGCTCCAGTACCTTGATTTATCAGCTAATAAGTTGTCCGGGAAGATACCACCAGAAATAG GAGGGAAGATCCCAATGGAACTTGGACGGTTGAGTTCTCTAAACAAGCTCATTTTGAATAAGAATCAACTTTTTGGTAGTCTACCTCCAGAGATTGGCACTCTCACCGAACTTGAACTTCTCGATTTGTCTGAAAATAGACTAAGCAACGCAATCCCAGGAAGTCTAGGTAACTTATTGAAAGTTCACTATTTGAACCTGAGCAACAATGAGTTCTCCCATAAAATTCCAACTCAATTCGAGAAATTGCAGCTTCAACTTTCAGAGTTAGATTTGAGCCAAAACTTTCTCGAAGGAGAAATACCATCCCAAATATGCAATATGGAAAGCTTGGTGAAGCTGAATCTCTCCTATAATCAACTCTCTGGATTCATTCCAAATTGCTTTGAAGATATGCATGGCTTGTCAAGCATTGACATATCCTATAACAGATTACAGGGCCCAGTTCCTTTCAGCAAAGCATTTCGAGATGCTCCTGCTGAAGCATTGCAGGGCAACAGAGGATTGTGTGGCGATGATAAGGGATTGTCATCTTGTAAAGCTTTCAGGTCAAGCAGACGAGCCTCAGTGAAGAAACtaattattatgattctaCTCCCTCTTCTAGGCGTACTTGCTCTTTCAATTATTTCGATTGGATTGTTATTCAATTCTCGAAGAACAAAGATGGTCTCACAAACAGGACAGAGCAGCCCTGCAAATGCTTCAGGATTTCTTTCTACATTAACTTTAGAAGGAAAAATTACGTACGACCAAATCATTAGAGCAACAAATGATTTTGACGAGAAGTATTGCATTGGAAAAGGTGCACAAGGAAGTCTGTACAAAGCTAAGCTACAGTCTGAAGATCTCATAGCAGTTAAGAAATTCAACTCACAACTTCCGGGTGAGAAGGCGGATAAAAAAGAATTCCTCAGGGAAATTACAGTGTTGACAGAGATACGACATCGAAATATTGTGAAATTTTATGGATTTTGTACACATGCCCGACACTCGTTCTTAGTTTATGAATATCTTGAAAACGGCAGCTTGTCTGTGATCTTGAACAATGATACATCAGCAGAAGAATTGGGCTGGAGTCGGCGAATTAATGTGATTAAGGGTATAGCTCATGCCTTATCTTACTTGCACCATGATTGCATTCCACCAATTGTCCACCGAGACATATCGAGCAAGAACGTGTTGCTCGATTTGGAATACGAAGCTCACGTTTCAGATTTCGGAATCGCTAAGTTTATCCAGCCAGACTCATCTAATTGGACTGAATTTGCAGGCACATACGGATATGTTGCTCCAg AGCTTGCTTACACAATGAAAGTTACAGCAAAATGTGATGTGTACAGTTTTGGAGTGTTAGCACTGGAAGTAATTAAGGGCAAACATCCAAGAGATTTTCTTTCCAATGTTTCATCTTCCAATCCCAACATATTGGTTAATGAAATGTTGGACCCTCGGCTTCCACCTCTCTCGGTAGACATTCGGGGCAAAGTGATATCAATCATGGAGGTTGCGTTCTTGTGCCTAGATAACAATCCAGAATCTAGACCAAATATGCAGACAATTTGTCAGTTATTATGCAAATAA